TGCGAAGCCGTCGGTTGAGCCCGTGGGAGACCGTGGGATAGGGGTGGCGGTTACGTCCACCCATGACCCGCACCGAACGGACATATTATCTCGTCTTCGGGCTGTACAGCTTGTCGTGGTCGTTCATCGGTCCGATGTACGCCCTGTATCTGCTGTCGCGCGGATTGGACGTCCTCCAGGTCAATCTCGTCAGTGCGACGTATCTCATCTCGGTATTCGTTTTCGAGGTGCCCACCGGGGCGGTAGCCGATCTGGTCGGCCGCAAGGTGTCATTCCTGCTCAGTTGCGCCGTGCGGGCGCTGGCCTTCGGTCTTTACGCGTACGCCGACACCTTCGTCGACTTCCTGGCCGCGGAGGTCGTCGACGCTCTGGGTTCGACGCTTGCCAGCGGGGCGCTCGATGCCTGGGCGGTCGACGGCATGCGTGCCGAAGGGGACCGGCGCAGTCCCGATCGCTTCTTTGCCCGGGCCCAGGTGGTGGCACGGGGGTTCATGATCGTCAGCGGTCTGTGCGGCGGGTATGTTGCCGAGCTTGACATGAGGTTGACCTGGGGGATTGCGGCCGGGGCATTCGTCCTGACCGGCGTGGTGGGAGCGGTCGGAATGCGGGAAGCGTCCCGGCCCCGGCGCGTCTCGCCGCGCGAGATGTCGAGCGCTTTCGTGGCGACCGTGTACGGCGGTTTCGGCATCGTGCGCCGGAAGCCGGTGTTGCTGACGATCTGTCTGCTCACCGGGGTGGCGGCGTTTGGCAGCGTGCCGATGCATATGTATTGGCAGCCGCAACTGCAGAACCTCTCCGGGCAGGGGGCGTGGTTCATGGCCTGGGTCTGGGTGGGTTTCAATCTCGCCGTGCTCGCGGGCAGCAGCCTGATTCCGCGCCTCAGCGTCCGCTTTCGCCGCGAGTGGTTTCTGGCGGTTGCCGCCCTGGTTCGCGGCGCCATGCTGCTGATTGTAGGACTGACGGCGAACGTCAAAATTGCGGTCGGCGCGTTGCTCGTACAGGAAGCGGGCTTCGGAGTGACCGATCCGGTCGTGCAGGCATGGATGAACGACCATGTGGACGACGAGCTGCGCGCCACGGTACTGTCGGTGCGTTCGATGAGTTGGACGTTCGGTGGTGCGCTCGGTCTGGTGGCTGCCGGACTCGTTGCGCGCACGGCCGGTCTCGGGCCGGCGTGGTTGCTCATGGGCGCGGCGCTGCTGCTGGTGGCTCCGGGCTTTCTGCTGCTCGGGCCGCTGCGGTCGCCGCGCCGGTGACGTGCGTGGTGGTGGCAGGCCCTCGGATACAAAGTGCACGCGGCGGGGACGGTGGGGCTGGCTTGACGTCGCGCCGGGCTTTGGGAAAGGATTCGGTGGACACGGCGGAACACGTGGTGGCAGGACAATCAGGTAAGCGCAGGACCTCGTCCGGCGGTCGGCGGCGGGCGCCGCGCGGCCCGTCGGTCGCGCGCCAGGCCCCCCGGACGGGGGCGCCGGCCCTGCCGAATCAGGTCGACCTGTTGGATACCGTCAACGACGCCGTTATCGCGGTCGACCCGGAGATCCGGCTGACCGCCTGGAATCGGGCCGCCGAAACCCTTTACGGCTGGGCGGCGGCC
This Candidatus Binatia bacterium DNA region includes the following protein-coding sequences:
- a CDS encoding MFS transporter, with amino-acid sequence MTRTERTYYLVFGLYSLSWSFIGPMYALYLLSRGLDVLQVNLVSATYLISVFVFEVPTGAVADLVGRKVSFLLSCAVRALAFGLYAYADTFVDFLAAEVVDALGSTLASGALDAWAVDGMRAEGDRRSPDRFFARAQVVARGFMIVSGLCGGYVAELDMRLTWGIAAGAFVLTGVVGAVGMREASRPRRVSPREMSSAFVATVYGGFGIVRRKPVLLTICLLTGVAAFGSVPMHMYWQPQLQNLSGQGAWFMAWVWVGFNLAVLAGSSLIPRLSVRFRREWFLAVAALVRGAMLLIVGLTANVKIAVGALLVQEAGFGVTDPVVQAWMNDHVDDELRATVLSVRSMSWTFGGALGLVAAGLVARTAGLGPAWLLMGAALLLVAPGFLLLGPLRSPRR